A stretch of Candidatus Nanogingivalaceae bacterium DNA encodes these proteins:
- a CDS encoding LTA synthase family protein: MKHFKKISLKGFKFPQKAKTPFEKITSFSRKQNKKMKKKLHKLFKKHFSKKAQKRIKKYYKVFKKVVKSKSFFLLFSIFCIYFLGKFLTSFILALQFGDWQKAQNLLSEKPEIANYSSVITVLLSFLFVGIFRNWRIGLGVLYSLATIIMYINTEKMASRNTPFLPEDLAMSGEAGGLASMINLGRFLNMILTILVIVFIAFILNKISKRIWHFNLSKKQKIAIFIPQIAVILICGFNLNSYTSEIRNLNGKGTFVKVESLKTSVDFTNQSYNYQINGFIVGTISNLQAKTQKEPNGYSKEAVQKIVQKYQKIAAEKNQNRKELSGEKVNVVYVMSESFIDPALGKHLYDYGNTEPIPYTKEILKSQSSGWAASSEYGGGTANVEFEALTGLSNFFLNSIPYTSIVPSNKDTPSVVKNFNDNGYKTLAMHPYNRNMYRRETVYPNLGFQEYKSIESFKNTSKLDNSKYISDDSAFKEVLSELKNSKKPEFIHLVTMQNHMPYEENLYNKKNFNVEAKNGGNNDSAKSIQTYLEGISKSDEALKTFLAELNKMDEKTIVVFWGDHWPGIYGEMFDKELRKNDIRRTPLFIYSNFEKEKQDLGTSSLIYNQLLVLNSINTKLSPFQFLLADLREKYPALTKQFVDSNENSEILKDYEMIEYDILNGKKYSLGDFYKIK, translated from the coding sequence ATGAAACACTTTAAAAAAATCAGCCTTAAAGGCTTTAAATTCCCACAAAAAGCTAAAACTCCTTTCGAAAAAATTACCTCTTTTTCTCGAAAGCAAAACAAAAAAATGAAAAAGAAATTACATAAATTGTTTAAAAAACACTTTTCAAAAAAAGCTCAAAAAAGAATTAAAAAATATTACAAAGTTTTTAAAAAAGTCGTTAAAAGCAAATCTTTCTTTTTGCTATTTTCGATATTTTGTATTTATTTTCTCGGAAAATTTTTAACATCATTTATTTTAGCGCTTCAGTTTGGAGATTGGCAAAAAGCACAAAATTTACTTTCGGAAAAGCCTGAAATTGCAAATTATAGCTCAGTCATAACTGTTTTACTCAGCTTTTTATTTGTTGGAATCTTTCGAAATTGGCGTATAGGGCTCGGTGTTTTATATTCGCTTGCAACCATAATTATGTACATCAACACTGAAAAAATGGCTTCACGGAATACTCCATTTTTGCCCGAAGACCTTGCAATGTCGGGTGAAGCCGGAGGGTTAGCGTCAATGATTAACCTTGGCCGTTTTTTAAATATGATTTTAACTATTCTGGTTATCGTTTTTATCGCCTTTATTCTTAATAAAATTTCAAAAAGAATTTGGCATTTCAACCTTTCGAAAAAACAAAAAATAGCCATTTTCATTCCACAAATTGCAGTAATTCTAATTTGTGGTTTTAATCTCAACTCATACACATCTGAAATTCGAAACCTAAACGGCAAAGGAACCTTCGTTAAAGTTGAAAGCCTTAAAACTTCGGTTGATTTTACTAACCAGTCTTATAATTACCAAATAAATGGTTTTATTGTGGGGACAATTTCAAATCTTCAGGCTAAAACTCAAAAAGAGCCCAATGGATATTCAAAAGAAGCTGTTCAAAAAATTGTTCAAAAATATCAAAAAATCGCCGCAGAAAAAAATCAAAACCGCAAAGAGCTTAGCGGCGAAAAAGTAAATGTGGTCTATGTTATGAGCGAAAGCTTTATTGATCCAGCATTAGGTAAACACCTTTACGATTATGGAAATACAGAACCAATCCCCTATACAAAAGAAATTTTAAAATCACAGAGTTCAGGCTGGGCAGCATCAAGTGAATATGGTGGCGGAACGGCAAATGTTGAATTTGAAGCACTTACTGGATTAAGTAATTTCTTTCTAAACTCAATTCCTTACACCTCAATTGTACCATCAAATAAAGATACACCATCGGTTGTAAAAAACTTTAACGATAATGGTTATAAAACTCTAGCAATGCACCCATATAACCGAAATATGTATCGACGCGAAACGGTTTATCCGAACCTCGGTTTTCAAGAGTATAAAAGTATTGAAAGTTTCAAAAATACTTCTAAACTAGATAATTCAAAATACATTTCAGACGATTCTGCTTTTAAAGAAGTTTTGTCAGAACTCAAAAATAGCAAAAAACCCGAATTCATCCATCTTGTAACCATGCAAAATCACATGCCTTATGAAGAAAACCTTTACAACAAGAAGAATTTTAATGTTGAAGCAAAAAACGGCGGCAACAACGATAGCGCAAAAAGCATTCAAACCTATCTTGAAGGAATTTCAAAATCAGATGAAGCGTTAAAAACCTTTTTAGCAGAACTTAATAAAATGGACGAGAAAACAATTGTTGTCTTTTGGGGTGATCACTGGCCTGGAATTTATGGCGAAATGTTCGATAAAGAACTAAGAAAAAACGATATCCGCCGAACTCCGCTCTTTATTTATTCGAACTTCGAAAAAGAAAAACAAGATCTGGGGACTTCAAGCTTAATCTATAATCAACTCTTAGTATTAAACTCAATAAACACAAAACTCTCCCCATTCCAATTCTTATTAGCCGATTTGCGCGAAAAATATCCAGCGCTCACAAAACAGTTTGTCGATTCGAACGAAAACAGCGAAATTCTGAAAGACTACGAAATGATCGAATATGACATTTTAAACGGAAAAAAATATAGTCTTGGTGATTTTTATAAAATTAAATAA
- a CDS encoding AAA family ATPase has translation MNKQILRLKNQKKNDSVKIIALVGLAGSGKSTTTEYLKQKGYPSVYFGGVVINALKDAGLEITPSNEKMMRTKLREEFGKDVIVNKIVEQIQKLIKSGQKRIIADGLYTWTEYKILKKHFPTELKLIALVPPKNLRHKRISVRPDRAMTLAEVNDRDFNEIEALEKGGPIAIADYFIVNKGSVLRTRLKIDRILKEINF, from the coding sequence ATGAACAAGCAAATCCTACGCCTCAAAAATCAAAAAAAGAACGATTCAGTAAAAATTATTGCCCTGGTTGGCCTTGCTGGTAGCGGTAAAAGCACTACCACAGAATATCTTAAACAAAAAGGCTACCCGAGTGTCTACTTTGGGGGTGTAGTAATTAATGCTCTGAAGGATGCCGGCTTAGAAATTACACCTTCAAATGAAAAAATGATGCGCACAAAACTGCGCGAGGAATTTGGAAAAGACGTAATTGTTAATAAAATTGTCGAACAAATTCAAAAACTAATAAAATCCGGCCAAAAGCGTATCATCGCTGATGGGCTTTATACTTGGACCGAATATAAAATCCTCAAAAAGCACTTCCCAACCGAATTAAAGCTTATTGCACTAGTTCCGCCTAAAAATCTTAGACACAAGCGAATTTCTGTCCGTCCAGATCGCGCAATGACTCTAGCCGAAGTTAATGATCGTGATTTTAATGAGATAGAAGCTCTCGAAAAGGGTGGGCCAATTGCGATTGCTGATTACTTCATCGTAAATAAAGGCTCTGTTCTTCGAACTCGCCTTAAAATCGATCGCATCCTTAAAGAAATTAATTTTTAA
- the argS gene encoding arginine--tRNA ligase, whose protein sequence is MNKVAEIINQLIKDKFNIEIEVSLTRPRPEFGDFATNIAMQLAGKLSKNPREIAEELAKELSKNEIFEKVEIAGPGFLNLRVSAKSLEKLLSQEFSDRFGSNDEGKGKLALIDGPSPNMAKPYSVGHLRPGNQGWAAKKLLEFSGWKVITDNHLGDYGTPFGIWVVGFKMFSSEEKLASRGIYELGDVYIKTKAAMKKQGEGGEIEKLAEEWLLKLEKGDKEAIEFSNRFKEISLKHIHDVMARLKISTDYEYGEAFFAPKGKAAVQKLLESGVAVQNEDGSVIVPLDEYGFDVPLLVQKSNGAALYATNDLATILFREEEFAPDKVVYSVGAEQQFYFSQIFAMAKKLGIKTDLYHLWFGVIDQLNEDGTREKMSSRKGVVLMEELLDKAEERAREIVAGRDVSEEDVKKIALGAIKFSDFAADRRTNILFDWENIFALTGFSGPYVQYSAVRVNNILRKEQNFEIVDFENYNFEAEKNIILQLLAFPEVVKIAARDLEPHKISKYLYDLAREMNRYYEKTRVADAPEIEKSARLTLLKKVSKTFENGLDLLGIEIPEKM, encoded by the coding sequence ATGAATAAAGTTGCAGAAATAATTAACCAATTAATTAAGGACAAATTTAATATTGAAATTGAGGTTTCTTTAACTCGGCCACGGCCAGAATTTGGTGATTTTGCAACAAATATTGCAATGCAACTTGCAGGTAAACTTTCGAAAAATCCGCGCGAAATTGCCGAAGAATTAGCAAAGGAGCTTTCGAAAAATGAAATTTTTGAAAAGGTTGAAATTGCGGGTCCTGGTTTTTTGAATTTACGAGTTTCGGCAAAAAGTCTTGAAAAATTATTGAGTCAAGAATTTAGCGATAGGTTTGGTTCAAATGATGAAGGTAAGGGGAAATTAGCTTTAATTGATGGACCAAGCCCAAATATGGCAAAACCTTATAGCGTTGGTCATTTACGACCTGGAAATCAAGGATGGGCAGCAAAAAAACTACTAGAATTTTCTGGATGGAAGGTTATCACAGATAATCACTTAGGTGATTATGGGACACCTTTTGGTATTTGGGTTGTCGGCTTTAAAATGTTTTCAAGTGAAGAAAAACTTGCTAGCCGTGGAATTTACGAGCTTGGTGATGTTTATATTAAAACTAAAGCGGCAATGAAAAAACAGGGTGAAGGTGGAGAAATCGAAAAACTTGCAGAAGAGTGGCTCTTGAAACTTGAAAAAGGAGATAAAGAAGCGATTGAGTTTTCGAACAGGTTTAAAGAGATTAGCTTAAAGCATATTCATGATGTAATGGCGCGTCTTAAGATTTCAACGGATTATGAGTATGGTGAAGCGTTTTTTGCGCCAAAAGGTAAAGCGGCAGTACAGAAGCTACTTGAAAGTGGCGTTGCGGTTCAAAATGAAGACGGTTCAGTGATTGTTCCTCTAGATGAATATGGATTTGATGTTCCACTTTTGGTTCAAAAAAGTAACGGTGCTGCACTTTATGCCACAAATGATCTCGCAACAATTTTGTTCCGTGAGGAAGAATTCGCTCCTGATAAAGTGGTTTATTCAGTTGGTGCTGAGCAGCAATTCTATTTTTCACAAATTTTTGCAATGGCGAAAAAACTTGGTATTAAAACTGATTTGTATCACCTTTGGTTTGGTGTGATTGACCAGCTTAATGAAGATGGGACGCGTGAAAAAATGTCTTCACGAAAAGGCGTAGTTTTGATGGAGGAACTTCTCGATAAGGCTGAAGAGCGTGCGCGTGAAATTGTGGCTGGGCGAGATGTTTCTGAGGAAGATGTTAAGAAAATCGCGCTCGGTGCGATTAAGTTCTCAGATTTTGCTGCAGATAGGCGAACAAATATTCTTTTTGATTGGGAAAATATTTTTGCGTTAACTGGATTTTCTGGCCCATACGTTCAATATTCAGCCGTGCGTGTAAATAATATTTTGCGAAAAGAACAGAATTTCGAAATAGTTGATTTTGAAAATTATAATTTCGAAGCTGAAAAGAATATAATTTTGCAATTATTGGCCTTTCCGGAAGTGGTTAAGATTGCTGCACGCGACTTAGAACCTCACAAAATTTCAAAATACCTTTATGATCTAGCGCGAGAAATGAATCGATATTATGAAAAAACACGCGTTGCAGATGCGCCAGAAATCGAAAAATCAGCAAGATTAACACTTTTAAAGAAAGTTTCGAAAACTTTTGAAAACGGTTTAGACTTGCTTGGTATTGAAATTCCTGAAAAAATGTAG
- a CDS encoding cation-translocating P-type ATPase, whose protein sequence is MDNEKKLNGLTAAEVRKRISQGLVNDFKIDNNNSFWEIVKRNVFTLFNLLNFLIAILLALVGAWSNLIFFVVIIFNAISGIATEVRAKKMIDKLNLLSKEKITVIRSSREQKITPEEIVMNDILKISAGEQIPSDAVVIEGVAEANEAMLTGESDLVLKEKGAILLSGSFLASGNILAEVSHVGADNYASKLMVEAKTHKPINSKILNSLDRIASFTSKIIIPFGLALFFEALLIKMLPTNLAVIYTSTPLLGMLPKGIALLTITSLLTAVIKLGLRKVLVQEMYSVETLARVDTLCLDKTGTITEGKMKVENLYNLSRKFSEEEVNTFLATYMKFSEDSNPTAQAIRKYSSKTKTDLNATNIIPFSSDRKWGSMQIEGVGTLFLGAPEMIFGETLKQANEALKRGSRILALAFSKDEIDNKNIKMPEKISKLALIEITDPIREGARETLEYLRSQKIDLKIISGDNPITVSNIAKKAGFVNFESYIDCSKVKDAELKKIAEKTAIFGRVSPHQKKLIIQTLKKAGRTTAMTGDGVNDILALREADCSIVMAEGDPATRQIANLVLLNSDFNDLPEILFEGRRVVNNIARIAPIFFIKTIYSFILAIICILSALLFDKNLLLVFPFIPIQVTLIDQFVEGFPPFVLTFEKNIRPVEKNFIKKSLLMALPSALMVVFSVIFVRIWGAANGWIAQEISTVSYYLLGSIGMLSVIRACLPLNIWRVLLLTWSIGAFIITAILFRKLIEISVLSERAFILYVILMTIFTAIFIYIEWLKNHKKNDTIKA, encoded by the coding sequence ATGGATAACGAAAAAAAACTCAACGGATTAACCGCCGCCGAGGTTCGAAAAAGAATTTCACAAGGGCTAGTTAATGATTTTAAAATAGATAATAACAATAGCTTTTGGGAAATTGTAAAAAGAAACGTTTTTACTCTTTTCAATTTGTTAAATTTTTTAATTGCTATTCTTCTTGCACTTGTTGGCGCCTGGAGTAACTTAATCTTTTTTGTAGTTATCATATTTAACGCAATCTCTGGAATCGCAACCGAGGTTCGCGCTAAAAAGATGATCGATAAACTCAATCTGTTAAGTAAAGAAAAAATCACAGTAATTCGTTCTTCTCGTGAACAAAAAATTACACCCGAAGAAATAGTGATGAATGATATTCTTAAGATTTCTGCCGGAGAGCAAATTCCATCTGATGCCGTTGTTATTGAGGGGGTTGCTGAAGCAAATGAAGCTATGCTTACCGGTGAAAGCGACTTGGTCTTAAAAGAGAAAGGCGCAATTTTACTATCAGGTAGTTTTTTGGCAAGCGGCAACATCCTAGCAGAAGTTTCACATGTTGGAGCAGATAATTACGCCTCAAAACTTATGGTTGAGGCCAAAACCCATAAACCGATCAACTCAAAAATTCTCAATTCTCTCGATCGTATCGCTAGTTTTACTAGTAAAATTATCATCCCCTTCGGTCTTGCACTGTTTTTTGAGGCGCTCCTAATAAAAATGCTCCCAACTAATCTTGCTGTAATCTATACATCAACACCACTCTTGGGTATGCTTCCGAAAGGAATTGCCCTCCTTACAATCACTTCATTGCTAACTGCAGTAATTAAACTCGGACTTCGAAAAGTTCTTGTTCAAGAAATGTATTCCGTTGAAACACTCGCTCGAGTCGATACGCTCTGTCTAGATAAGACCGGAACAATTACTGAAGGGAAAATGAAAGTTGAAAATCTATACAACCTTTCACGAAAATTTTCAGAAGAAGAAGTTAACACTTTTCTAGCGACTTATATGAAATTTAGCGAAGATAGTAACCCGACAGCTCAAGCAATTCGCAAATATTCTTCAAAAACAAAAACCGATCTTAATGCTACAAATATTATCCCTTTTTCAAGTGATCGAAAGTGGGGATCAATGCAAATCGAAGGTGTTGGAACATTGTTTTTAGGTGCGCCCGAAATGATTTTTGGCGAAACTTTAAAGCAAGCGAACGAAGCGCTAAAAAGAGGATCCCGTATTTTAGCCTTGGCATTTTCGAAAGATGAAATTGATAATAAAAACATCAAGATGCCTGAAAAAATCTCAAAACTAGCCCTAATCGAAATCACCGACCCTATCCGTGAAGGGGCACGTGAAACACTAGAATACCTCCGCTCACAAAAAATTGACCTAAAAATTATATCTGGTGACAACCCTATTACTGTTTCGAATATTGCCAAAAAAGCCGGTTTTGTAAATTTTGAAAGCTACATTGACTGCTCCAAAGTTAAAGATGCTGAGCTTAAAAAAATTGCCGAAAAAACCGCAATCTTTGGTCGAGTTTCACCGCACCAAAAGAAATTAATCATTCAAACACTCAAAAAAGCTGGTCGCACAACCGCAATGACTGGTGATGGTGTGAATGATATTCTAGCCCTGCGTGAGGCTGACTGTTCGATTGTAATGGCCGAAGGAGACCCCGCAACCCGTCAGATAGCTAACCTAGTTCTTCTAAATTCTGACTTTAACGATTTGCCAGAAATTCTTTTTGAAGGGCGTAGAGTTGTGAATAATATTGCCCGAATTGCACCAATCTTCTTTATCAAAACAATTTACTCATTTATTCTAGCGATAATTTGTATTTTGAGCGCCCTTCTTTTCGATAAAAACCTACTTCTAGTTTTCCCATTCATTCCTATTCAAGTTACACTTATCGATCAATTCGTTGAAGGTTTCCCGCCTTTCGTATTAACTTTCGAAAAAAATATTCGCCCGGTTGAGAAGAACTTTATTAAAAAATCACTCCTGATGGCTTTGCCTAGCGCCTTAATGGTTGTATTTTCTGTAATCTTCGTACGAATTTGGGGTGCAGCAAATGGTTGGATTGCACAAGAAATCTCAACCGTTTCTTACTATCTTCTCGGATCAATTGGAATGCTATCAGTTATTCGAGCATGTTTACCTCTTAATATTTGGCGAGTTTTACTACTAACTTGGTCGATCGGTGCATTTATTATAACCGCTATCCTATTTCGAAAACTCATCGAAATTAGCGTTCTTTCAGAAAGAGCATTCATACTCTATGTAATATTAATGACTATTTTTACAGCAATCTTCATTTATATTGAATGGTTGAAAAATCACAAGAAAAATGATACAATTAAAGCATAA
- a CDS encoding KH domain-containing protein — protein sequence MTIDQQFVEYIVKNLVENPEDVKVERTIDEKGVLLTLSVNKEDLGRIIGRRGATAQSLRALLRALALKNNAHYNLKISDSEEKNEAVENTTDEAVENKSTFADQTRKELAELDDIAL from the coding sequence ATGACAATTGACCAACAGTTTGTTGAGTATATCGTTAAAAATTTAGTTGAAAATCCTGAAGACGTTAAAGTTGAACGAACAATCGACGAAAAAGGTGTTTTACTAACTCTTAGCGTAAATAAAGAAGACCTAGGTAGAATCATCGGTCGTCGAGGTGCAACCGCACAAAGCCTTAGAGCCCTTCTCCGCGCATTAGCTCTAAAAAATAATGCTCACTACAATCTAAAAATCAGCGATAGTGAAGAAAAGAATGAAGCTGTGGAAAACACAACAGATGAAGCTGTGGAAAACAAAAGCACTTTCGCAGATCAGACAAGAAAAGAGCTTGCAGAACTAGACGATATTGCGTTATAA
- the trmD gene encoding tRNA (guanosine(37)-N1)-methyltransferase TrmD: MKIQVITLFPEMFEPVLNNAMIWKAQKQGVVSFEIINLRNFGIGPRKQVDDIPYGGGDGMLLKPEPLFEAIEFAKKKTPNAKIIAMTPSENIWCQEKAQEKAATHEDLIILCGRYEGFDSRIFEIVDEKISVGKFILTGGEIPAMIVIDSIVRLIPGVLGGEKSAEIESYSDGDNLEFPQFTRPANFRGMEVPEVLLSGHHAKIDEWRKKYSK; this comes from the coding sequence ATGAAAATTCAAGTTATCACTCTTTTCCCCGAAATGTTTGAACCAGTCCTAAATAACGCCATGATATGGAAAGCACAAAAACAAGGAGTGGTTTCTTTCGAAATTATTAATCTTCGAAACTTTGGAATTGGCCCTCGAAAACAAGTTGATGATATTCCCTATGGCGGTGGAGATGGCATGCTTTTAAAACCTGAGCCCTTGTTTGAAGCTATAGAATTCGCAAAAAAGAAAACACCAAATGCAAAAATTATCGCAATGACGCCAAGTGAAAATATTTGGTGTCAAGAAAAAGCTCAAGAAAAAGCAGCCACGCATGAAGATTTAATTATTCTATGTGGTAGATATGAAGGTTTTGACTCACGTATTTTTGAAATTGTTGATGAAAAAATTAGCGTAGGAAAGTTTATTTTAACTGGTGGCGAAATTCCAGCAATGATAGTCATTGATAGTATTGTGCGGCTAATTCCTGGTGTTCTTGGCGGCGAAAAATCAGCTGAAATCGAAAGTTATTCCGATGGCGACAATTTGGAGTTTCCTCAATTTACACGCCCAGCAAATTTTAGAGGTATGGAGGTTCCCGAAGTTCTATTGAGCGGTCATCATGCTAAAATAGACGAGTGGCGAAAAAAATATTCAAAATAG
- the arcC gene encoding carbamate kinase codes for MSKIVVALGGNALQKNGELTAQIQEEVAKETVQKLIPLIKDGHELVIVHGNGPQVGNLVLHEEAGNSPSTPAMPLHVSVGMTQGMIGYWIQKALQEELSKNGISKNAVTVITQVEVSKEDQAFQNPTKPIGPFYSEEEAQKVAHEKGYVVKEDSGRGWRRVVPSPKPIHILESETITDLMKTGAIVVAAGGGGIPVVSTGVGAFEGVDAVIDKDFAAELLAEKINADVLLILTAVDNAMINFGKENQQSLNMISPSEAEEYINEGQFGAGSMLPKIQASLKFAKTGKKSIITSLENAQDAIAKNLGTIISE; via the coding sequence ATGTCAAAAATTGTTGTTGCCCTTGGCGGAAACGCATTACAAAAAAATGGTGAGCTAACTGCTCAAATCCAGGAAGAAGTTGCTAAAGAAACTGTCCAAAAATTAATCCCCCTAATTAAAGATGGTCATGAGTTGGTTATTGTACATGGAAATGGCCCACAAGTTGGTAATTTAGTTCTCCACGAAGAGGCTGGAAATTCGCCATCAACCCCAGCAATGCCCCTTCACGTAAGTGTTGGAATGACACAAGGAATGATTGGCTACTGGATCCAGAAAGCACTTCAAGAAGAACTTTCGAAAAATGGAATTTCAAAAAACGCCGTGACAGTTATTACACAAGTTGAAGTTTCGAAAGAAGATCAAGCTTTTCAAAATCCAACAAAACCTATTGGACCATTTTATTCAGAAGAAGAAGCTCAAAAAGTTGCGCATGAAAAAGGCTATGTTGTAAAAGAAGATTCTGGGCGTGGATGGCGAAGGGTTGTTCCATCACCTAAACCAATTCATATTCTTGAAAGTGAAACAATTACCGATTTAATGAAAACTGGAGCAATTGTAGTAGCTGCCGGCGGTGGTGGAATCCCAGTTGTTTCAACCGGCGTAGGAGCTTTCGAAGGAGTTGATGCCGTGATTGATAAAGACTTTGCTGCTGAATTATTAGCAGAAAAAATTAACGCCGACGTTCTCTTAATTTTAACGGCAGTAGATAACGCAATGATTAACTTCGGAAAAGAAAATCAACAATCTTTGAATATGATTTCTCCAAGTGAAGCAGAAGAATATATTAACGAAGGCCAATTTGGAGCTGGATCTATGTTACCAAAAATCCAAGCATCCCTAAAATTTGCAAAAACTGGTAAAAAATCTATAATTACAAGTCTGGAAAACGCTCAAGATGCAATTGCTAAAAATCTTGGAACAATAATTTCAGAATAA
- the pyk gene encoding pyruvate kinase: MENNVYKRTKILATIGPASDSPEMIEKLINAGINGARLNFSHGSYGEHAAKIKAVREISEKLGREVAILQDLQGPKIRLGDIVDNRFDVVEGDELVLDYAIQQHDGSANLPVQYNLAEKVKIGEPVYIFDGKVRTEVIDIPSNTAIKLRVLNKGTLMSRKGLNLPDTDFGGDVITEKDMRDLEFGATQDIDYVAMSFVQTAEDIENVRQLLVSHNSEAQVIAKIETKKAVSDEELEKIVLAADGVMIARGDMAYEVAPEVVPIIQRKAVALCRKHGKISIVATQTMGSMVDNPQPSRAEVSDVANAVIQGADVVMLSDESATGKYPEETVKAMRDVIMYTQEHAAVSPIDDIVERGEDEALNAISLAAVELAEQIDADALIVETKSGQTAATVAANRPALPIYAVTSSSRVAQQLGLNYATRSFIRPDGEFAGLELAKELKANGTFGSKENITVVIVSGRQPGLVGGTDTIRVRTV, from the coding sequence ATGGAAAATAATGTTTACAAACGAACAAAGATTTTGGCTACGATCGGCCCAGCAAGCGACAGCCCTGAAATGATCGAAAAACTTATTAATGCAGGAATTAATGGTGCGCGATTGAACTTTTCACACGGTTCATACGGGGAACATGCTGCAAAAATTAAAGCAGTTCGCGAAATTAGCGAAAAGCTTGGTCGTGAAGTTGCTATTTTGCAAGATTTGCAAGGTCCAAAGATTCGTCTTGGAGATATCGTAGATAATCGTTTCGATGTTGTTGAAGGTGATGAATTGGTTCTTGACTATGCGATTCAGCAGCACGATGGATCAGCTAATTTACCAGTTCAATATAACTTAGCTGAAAAAGTTAAAATTGGTGAACCTGTTTATATCTTTGACGGTAAGGTTCGAACAGAAGTTATTGACATTCCTTCAAATACTGCAATCAAGTTGCGAGTTTTGAATAAAGGAACTTTGATGAGCCGAAAAGGTCTAAACCTACCAGATACAGATTTTGGTGGCGATGTTATTACTGAAAAGGATATGCGAGACCTTGAATTTGGCGCAACTCAAGATATCGATTATGTAGCAATGAGTTTTGTGCAAACTGCTGAAGATATTGAAAATGTTCGCCAGCTTCTTGTTAGTCACAATAGTGAAGCTCAAGTTATCGCAAAAATTGAAACTAAAAAAGCTGTATCAGACGAAGAACTTGAAAAAATTGTTCTTGCCGCTGATGGTGTGATGATTGCTCGTGGTGATATGGCTTACGAAGTTGCTCCAGAAGTTGTGCCAATCATCCAACGAAAAGCTGTAGCGCTTTGTCGTAAGCATGGTAAGATTTCAATTGTCGCAACTCAAACTATGGGTTCAATGGTTGATAATCCACAACCTTCACGCGCTGAAGTATCAGATGTTGCCAATGCGGTGATCCAAGGTGCAGACGTTGTGATGCTTTCAGACGAATCTGCAACTGGTAAATATCCAGAAGAAACCGTAAAAGCAATGCGTGATGTGATTATGTATACACAAGAACATGCAGCAGTTTCTCCAATTGATGATATTGTAGAGCGTGGTGAAGACGAAGCTTTAAATGCTATCTCACTTGCTGCTGTTGAACTTGCTGAACAAATTGATGCTGATGCTTTGATTGTTGAAACTAAATCTGGCCAAACTGCTGCAACTGTTGCCGCAAATCGCCCAGCACTTCCAATTTATGCCGTAACAAGTTCGAGCCGTGTTGCTCAACAATTAGGTTTAAATTATGCAACTAGAAGCTTCATTCGTCCAGACGGTGAATTTGCTGGTCTTGAGCTAGCAAAAGAACTTAAAGCTAACGGAACATTTGGTTCAAAAGAAAATATTACGGTTGTTATTGTTTCTGGACGTCAACCTGGTTTGGTTGGTGGAACAGACACCATCCGTGTTCGAACAGTTTAA